From Spea bombifrons isolate aSpeBom1 chromosome 6, aSpeBom1.2.pri, whole genome shotgun sequence, a single genomic window includes:
- the LOC128500470 gene encoding spindlin-1-like, whose protein sequence is MKTRGGKTRAHGSRSGAGPAGVSANKMKKKASHKNHLSNVGPSKPVPQPQTNIVGHTIQHGWKEDSGLITQCNGTVLDQVLVCPSLYLIKYDGSDNIYGVELYKDERVLDLKVLPERVAPIQISNDILADSMVGKAVGHVFETEDGSKYERLGIVLARAPVMNSWFFISYENYPFLYMYQLGDDYQQGGLRVIPDCPAADCELGEVVESLVGTQLDFFGEDGSKKIGMVIQQVEAKPSVCFIKFDGDLQIYVYNLLKTKTS, encoded by the coding sequence ATGAAGACACGAGGTGGCAAGACCAGAGCTCATGGATCCAGATCTGGAGCAGGACCTGCAGGTGTTTCAGCAAATAAGATGAAGAAAAAGGCCTCCCATAAAAACCATCTGAGCAACGTGGGACCGAGTAAACCTGTTCCACAGCCTCAAACAAATATTGTTGGCCATACAATACAACATGGATGGAAAGAAGACAGCGGGCTGATAACTCAGTGCAACGGAACTGTTCTTGATCAAGTGTTGGTGTGCCCCTCACTATATCTTATAAAATATGATGGCTCTGATAACATCTACGGAGTAGAACTatataaagatgaaagagtgtTAGATCTCAAAGTGCTTCCAGAGAGAGTTGCCCCTATCCAAATCAGCAATGACATCTTGGCAGATTCCATGGTTGGTAAAGCAGTGGGACATGTGTTTGAAACAGAAGATGGCTCCAAGTATGAGCGTCTAGGAATCGTTTTAGCACGAGCTCCCGTTATGAATTCGTGGTTTTTCATATCCTATGAAAATTACCCTTTCTTATACATGTACCAACTTGGAGACGACTACCAGCAGGGAGGTCTCCGCGTCATACCAGACTGCCCTGCGGCTGATTGTGAGCTTGGAGAAGTTGTGGAAAGTCTAGTAGGAACTCAACTGGATTTTTTTGGAGAAGATGGCTCGAAAAAGATTGGCATGGTAATTCAACAAGTGGAAGCCAAGCCCTCTGTCTGTTTCATAAAATTTGATGGTGATCTTCAAATTTACGTCTATAATCTGCTGAAGACAAAGACCTCTTAG